In Dermochelys coriacea isolate rDerCor1 chromosome 4, rDerCor1.pri.v4, whole genome shotgun sequence, the sequence AATGTGTTCTTAGTGCCTTGCAGCATTTCAAAAAATTTTTTCTCACTCCTTTATCTTGATCTCAGTGAAAATTTGCTTGCAGATCCAAATTTGGAACATTCATCCTGTGACGGTGCATGGCCCTTGCTGCAAACTTTAAATTTAAGTCAAAATGCATTGGGTGATTTAGAAATGACAGGGCGAAGCCTATCTCATCTAAAACACCTTACTCACCTAGATATTAGCCGAAACAATTTTGGTGAGATTCCAGAATCGTGTCAATGGCCagaaaacctgaaatatttaaatatctcaGGCACTCAAATACCCAAAGTAACAACCTGCATTCCTCAAACTCTTGAAGTTTTGGATGTTAGTAGTAATAATCTCAATGATTTTAGATTACAGCTACCATGTCTTAAAGAACTCTACATtgcaaaaaacaaattaaagacCTTGCCAGATGCTCCATTTATTCCTAACTTAGTAGCCCTGAGAATCAGCAGAAACAAATTAACCAGTTTTTCTAAGGAAGAGTTTGGATCATTTAGGAAAATGGAGACACTGGATGCAGGTGACAATAATTTCATCTGTTCTTGTGAATTTCTCTCTTTCATTCAATACCAGGAGGGAATAGCTAATGTCTTGGCTAACTGGCCAGAAAACTACATCTGTGACTCTCCATCTTCTATGAGAGGGCAGCAGGTAAAAGCTGCTCGGCTTTCACTGTTTGAATGTCACAGAACTTTGCCTGTGTCCTTAATTTGCATTCTGGTGGTCTTCGTAATCCTGCTTATTGTGATTCTGGGCTACAAACTTCATGTGATCTGGTACATGAAAATGATCTGGGCTTGGCTTCAAGCAAAAAGGAAACCCAAGAAATCATACAATCAGGACTTCTGCTATGATGCTTTTGTTTCCTACAGTGAAAGAGACTCAGAATGGGTTGAAAACTTAATGGTACAGGAACTTGAGAATGCTATCCCCCCATTTAAACTGTGCCTTCATAAACGGGACTTTGTGCCTGGGAAGTGGATCATTGACAACATCATTGACTCAATTGAAAAAAGTCATAAAACTCTGTTTGTGCTGTCAGAGCACTTTGTGCAGAGCGAGTGGTGTAAGTATGAGCTGGAGTTCTCGCACTTCCGTCTCTTTGATGAGAATAATGATTCAGCAATTTTGATCCTTTTGGAGCCCATTCAGGAGCAAACAATTCCCAAAAGATTCTGTAAACTGAGGAAAATAATGAACACAAAGACCTACCTTGAATGGCCTCTTGACGAAAATCAGCAGCAAATATTTTGGAATAACTTGAAAACAGCATTAAAATCCTATGATGTCTTTTAAGGCTGAACCACTAACTCAGCCACACTACGTTTTCAAGTAGGACATTTGCTAAGCCTTTTTCCTGTtaagaaatattttgttatgCTGACTTTTATGTCAGTGTTGTGGAGGCTTGACTTGATTGCACACTAAACTAATTATAGCTTTGTTAAATGAAGGATACCAGCTGAGAACATCCAACTGTTTTAGACATTCTTTGGTCTTCTGACCTTTTTGTTAATAAGTACCCAAGCATCCCTGTCTGTAAAAATGCTTTTGGGAAGAGATTCTACTGAATCTGGTATGCTTTTGTAGTCTCTTTTTAACCATTCCAAAACAAATGCAGTTAGAGCGCTTTCTCTCTTGTAAAAAAAGAGAGCCAACATGCTGCAACATACCACAGGATCCATTGATTACATAGTCTTGTTTGTTTTAGATACCATCACACTATTTAGAGTCATTCAACAAAAATGCAGTGGAAAAGTAGAAATTGCCCAGTTGGATAAAAATAAGATCTCCTGAAGCCAGATCTTTCCCCAGGTAATACCTTAATAAAAAGAGAATAGACTAAATATGTAACTCCAGGGGAATCAGTGGATTTACAGCAGGACTGTTTGTGGCCCAGCAATTTAAGAATGAACTAACTTGACAAATATGTCAGATACTTGGTGTGAAGACTTAGAGATGTGTCCAATCTCAAAAGTCACAGGATTGCTATGTGTACATTTTAATGGTCTATGTACTTTATTATTTCTATGTGTTTATTATTTATGTTGTTGTAGGCACTATAAAAACACTGAAGTCACAATCCCTGTCCCTAGTAGCTTACCTAAAATAGTCAAACAGACAAAATGCTTGTGTGTGATGTTAAGTATGTGTCTTTGTTAGGTTTCCTCTCCTTCTTCCCATGTGCCCCAGCTAATCTGTTCCACTATCGCTGCCCCAATGTTACCCTTCTTTCTTTTATATAGTAGATTCATGTTTTTTACAATGGGATTTGTTGCACAGATGTAACCACACCTATGTAGTGGCACCAGTGCAAACCTCATGGGCAGACACCACATTGTTGTACAAAGTGAGTTGCACCCACTGTAGTTTGTCATTTTGCATAACTGAGGCACCTCAAATTAGTAAACATTATTGCAAAGATTGGCcataatctttctgtgccttagttccccatttgtaaaatggggacaatagtaGCATCTCCCAGAgaagttgtgaagataaattcattagtgtttgtaagGCACCAAATACCTTGATGACAAGCACCATGGAAAATCCTATGAGGAAATGAATAATCTTGTATTCAGTGCAGGGATTAAATGCTGTACAGTAAATTAGGCACGAGGCCTCACATTAAATTATGAGGtagaaaagaaatattgaagAGTTGCTCATTTGATGAGCAACCTTTACTCACTCATcgcctaacttttaagtgcttgacttcaGAACTTTAATACTATATGCCTTTGTCACAGCTTGAGATACCCTGTTTAGATTCCATCTTTCCACTCTGGAAATCCATGGGGGGATTTCCCCATACAATTTCCTTTGTAGAAGCAACAGATATGAGAATTCTAAAGTAGACTAGAAATAGAAAGAAATGGGCTCTTGCACCCAATTCAAAGATCTGGATTTGAAGGGAACTCCACCTCAGGCTTCACATAAGCTTTCTAGAAGGAATTCCAGATATCCTGTGTAAACAGTTGTAACTACGGGGGCGCAccagaaaaacaacattttaaaaatactcttgAACAGTTAGAATGATTTGGGTTTTCAGACGAAACCAACCTGCTTTTTGGAATACCCATGTGCCAGCAACTTTATCTGTACTGGTCGTGGATTATAGGTCACAGTCCGTTTAGCATTGGGTGATTCAAAGGAATTTGGTGAATGGGCTTTAACCCTACTACACAGTTTCTGCTGACATCTGCAGTAGTCTTGAGCCTGGTATACACTAAAATGTACAGGGGCagcgagttgtatgggcccgtggtgcccgggctcctgcaatattcagggcctgggagcccagctccaccaatgttcggggccaGGTCTTTCCCCTGGCCCCGCGTGACTCCCGCAAGTGTCTCCCGGCCCCCACTTAATGCCCCTGCCGGCCTTCCAGGAGCAGAGCAGccctgtctctcccctgcagctccatgctgcctccctgcatcaactgctgctgcagggtcctagtgccccccataGATTactgccagggcaggctgaccctGAGCCTGCCCTTTCCCCTCAGACCCTTTCATTTTCCAGCAGGACCCTCCAACAGCAcaggagcccccccccacccgcagtcactgctcctgccccacagtggaCAAGGGGaagccccacccccagtgaggctacagtgaggggcagcagcggGGAGGAGgcgcacatgtgatggcagcccccctggcacccaccacaggggaggtgagggggcttccTGTAGCTGAGAGGAGCtctaggagcatgtgcagtgacagttgTGCAAGGTGAGTGTGGTGCAgggggaaagtggggggggggccctccCCCGGAGCTCGCTGCTGCCTGCAGGAAGAGGGCTAGGGGGAATCCTCTTCTCTGGCCCTTGCCCCAGGAcagcctgtctgcaccccaaactcctcatccccagccctgtcccaccccagagcctgcaccccctgcaccccaactctctgccccagtcctgagccccttccaaactcctcattcccaccccaccccaccccagaaccctcacccccacaccccaaccctctgccctaaccCTGAgtcctctcccacatcccaaacccccatccacagccctcacccctgcaccccaaccctctgcctgagcccctcacaccccaaacccctcatcaccagccccatcccagaaccctcacatttttacattatttttaaaaatatacagtaacaccttgcttaacgttgtagttatgttcctaaaAAACGCTACTTTAAGTGAagcaatgttaagcgaatccagtttccccataagaattaatgtaaataggggggttaggttccagggaattttttttttgccagataagactatattttatatatacacacagtataagttttaaagaaacaatttaatactgataCACAgcagtgatgattgtgaagcttggttgaggtggtgaagtcagagggtgggatatttcccaaagGATGCCTTACTCCTAACTGAtaaactagcactcggctgagccctcaagggttaacatgttGTTAATGCAGCCCCACACTCTATAAGGCAGcacgatgggggggggggggagatggagacacacaccctgcgtgtgagagagagagactttgagacagctgctgctgccgccagcaagctccctccattgTGAGCCCTGTCGTGTCTCCCTCTGCTTGTGGAGatggggcaggaatgggggggacaccctgacatc encodes:
- the LOC119855141 gene encoding toll-like receptor 2 type-2, which codes for MLDQRKPNTMTKQIWRVWIFYMVITANCSEEKATTQVCPSCDGTHFCDCSSMNLSTIPSGLTTDVTGLNLSYNSIEHVRETDLKLGVNLRVLLLQSNQIRTIYKDSFIFLGKLEHLDLSNNKLTHLSPIWFGHLFSLQHLNIWGNLYTTLGENPLFSNLRNLRSLHLGNNNSFSAIRKQDFDGITVLEQLEIDGQRLRQYESGSLTTVNSINHIIMNINDVQVLSGMLEDLINSAICVELRHIAFNTASESSLLEPMSRSVMEKLVFKNVVFTDASVIRVVNILRRAKQFLELEVDDSVLRGTGQWHEQIEVNGESAFKVITVQRLAIEQFYLFSDLRGVENLLGNITKTTIVNTNVFLVPCSISKNFFSLLYLDLSENLLADPNLEHSSCDGAWPLLQTLNLSQNALGDLEMTGRSLSHLKHLTHLDISRNNFGEIPESCQWPENLKYLNISGTQIPKVTTCIPQTLEVLDVSSNNLNDFRLQLPCLKELYIAKNKLKTLPDAPFIPNLVALRISRNKLTSFSKEEFGSFRKMETLDAGDNNFICSCEFLSFIQYQEGIANVLANWPENYICDSPSSMRGQQVKAARLSLFECHRTLPVSLICILVVFVILLIVILGYKLHVIWYMKMIWAWLQAKRKPKKSYNQDFCYDAFVSYSERDSEWVENLMVQELENAIPPFKLCLHKRDFVPGKWIIDNIIDSIEKSHKTLFVLSEHFVQSEWCKYELEFSHFRLFDENNDSAILILLEPIQEQTIPKRFCKLRKIMNTKTYLEWPLDENQQQIFWNNLKTALKSYDVF